CGGGACCCAACAGCCGCAGACCGGCGCTCTCGAGGCGGCGGGCCAGCGAAGCGGGTTCGTCGACCGCGTAGGTTCGGGTCTGCTCGGCGCGGCGGCCCGAGGCGTCACGCACCGACAACGCCAGCCGCACCTCGCCGCGCACCTCGAGCGGCACCATCAGGCGCGGCACCTCGAGGCTCACTCCCAGCGCTCCGGGCGGCAGGTCCACGCTGCGCTCGCCCTCGGCCAGCACCCGCTCGCCCTGCGTCATGCGCCAGCCCACCGTGACCTTGCCGGGCAGCACCGACCCGTCCGCCCGCAAGCGGGCAAACGGGTACAGAAAGTCCCCCGCACGCAGCCGCTCGGCCGCCGCGCCACGCGGCTGCGTGCGCCAGACCAGCTCGGTCAGGGCCAGCGGACCCTGCGGAGCCTGCAGCTGGGCCTGCAACGCCTGTGCCTGCGCCAGGGCCGTCCCCCGGGGGTTGCTGGTCAGGTAGGCGCCCAGGCGCTCGCGGGCCCGGACCCGTTCGCCGAGCTGCTCGAGCAGGTAGGCCTCGTACAGGCCCAGCGCGGGCTTACGCGCGTCCTCGAGGTCCTTCAAGGCAGCCTGCGCATCCTCGCCGGTCGCGCGGGCGGTGGCGTAGGCGTACATCTCGAGCGCCTCGCTCACGCGGTCGGTCTCGGCCAGCACCAGCGCCAGGTTATACGCCGCGATCACCTCGTTCGGATCGAGGTTCAGTGCGCGCCTCGAGGAAGTCTCGGAAGCGCGCAGGTCGCCCAGCTTGTACTGCGCCCAACCGAGATTGGTCCAGTACAGCGGCACCCCGGGCGTGCGGGCGGTAAGCACGTTCAGGTAGCGCAGCGCTCCCGCGAAATCGTCGGCGTCAAAGGCCGCGAACGACGCCATCTCGACCGCGAAGTCCGAGTCCGGAAGCGCCTCGGCCACCTCACGCCGCAGGTCCGGCAGGCTGGGGGCTACCGGCCGGGTCACGACGCTGGCCACCTTCTGCAGCAGCGTCTGTGGGCGGGCCAGCACCTCGGGCGTGAAGCGCTCTCCGCCCAGCACGCGCAACTGCTCGCGCAGCGCGGCCGCGTACGGCAGCGGGTTCTCGGCCAGGTCCTGCTCGGCGGCCTGCGCGTTCCCGGCGTTCAGGCGGGCCAGGGCGCGCACCGCCCGCGCGCCGGGCAGTTCGGCCGCCGCCGCGTCGTAATCGGCGCTGGCCGGGGTGGACCCGGTCTGCAACGCCACATACAGGCGGTCCAGTGCCGTGGTCGGGCGCGTCAGCCGGGTTCCCAGGGCGCGGCCCGCCTCGAGGGTGCCGCCGCCCAGTACGGTGGCCGCCGAGAGCGGGTCCCCGCTCTGTAGCGCCAGCAGCGCGCGTCCGTAACCGCTCAGGGCGGCGTCATTCAGTTCGGGGCGCGCAGTGGCCCGAATCCCGAGCTCCTTGGCGAGCACCTCGGCGATGCGCGCGGGCAGCTTCCAGCGCGGGGCCTCCACGTTCAGTTCGCGGATACCTCCGGCACGCGCCAGATACACGGTCGCGCGGTTGCTGCCCTCCCCGGCGGCCGAGATGCGCGCTCCCACCACGGCAGGCGTTCCCAGCGCCTCGAGGGCCACCTGGGCCTGCGAGCGACTCCCGACGGTAACGCGGCCGAACAGCAGCTCGAGGGGGCTGCGCGGCCCCTGCGGGGTCAGCAGCGGTGCGGTCAAGGCGGTGGCCAGATGCGGGTCGAGCAGGTCGAGCGAGCGGCTGACTTCAGCGGCGACGGTGGCTGCGTAAGCTGCCTCGGCAGGCTGGGCAGGCTCAAACCACATCACCGCACCCGCCTGGGCGGCATGAGCACTTCCGGCTGCCAGGGCAACGCACAGGACCAGAGACATCTTGCGAGACATGGTTCAGCATAACGCAGCTTGCGCGGTCTTTCGCCGCTTGTTAGCGTGAGCTGAGAAGATGCTGCAGCTGCCCTTTGCGGGCCCGTGTGCCGAGATGGCCTCGAGGCCCCTTCCGTGACTCCCCCGCCCCGCGGGCGCTTGACCCTGCCCGAAGCGGCCCTGTGCGTGCTGATCCCGCTGGCGTGGTGGGGAAGTGCGGAAAGCCTGCCCGGCTGGTGGCCAGCGGGCCTGGCTGCCGCACTGCTGCTGGGGCGCAGGCTCTCGGAAGGATCTTGGAGCCTGCCGGTCCTGCTGGCGGCGGCGGTCGGGCTGACCCGATTGCCCGACCTGCTCGGTGTGGCGGTTACCTTTTTCCCAGCGGCAATCTTGGGCGTTGCGGCCCACCTGGCTGCGGACCGCATCCTCAGCGGCCACGCCCTGGGCCTGCTCGTGGTGGCCGCAGTGTGGCTGCTCTTTCCCAGCGCCGGTGGCCTCGCGGCCCTGCTGGGAACCGGGCTGGTGCTGGGTGCCTCGAGACCGGTGCTGCGCGGACCCAGCCTGCACGTCGCGCGCCCCGCGCTCGCCCTGCTGCTGGGAGCCGCGCTGCTGCTGGCCCTGTTCAGCGCGCCGCTGCGCCGCCCCGCGCTGCCAATGCCCGGCGGCGGCCCGGCGGCGCAGCAGGCGGCGGACCCAGCGCCCGCCTCCACCGACCCGGGCGCGCGACGCCCTGCGAACGACCGGGCCCCCCCGGTCCGGCGGACGGTGACCACCGCCCCGGACGACCTGTTGCCGCCCTGGCTGGGTCATCTGCTGGGCCAGAGCCTGATGCTGAGCCTGATGCTGGCCACCCTGGCCCTGCTGGCCCTGATGCTGCAGCTTCGCCGCGGCGGGCCGCGCTCCCCGCTGCAGCCCGAGACGCTGCTTCCGGTCGCAGCGCTGCTGCTCAGCGTGCTGATGCTGCTGCTCTACGCGGGCCTGAGCACCCCTTCGGGCGGGGCCGGAGCGGGAGGCGGCGCGTCGCCTGAAACGGGCCTTGCCCTCGAGGAGGGCGGCACCCGCACGCTTCCACCGCTGGTGCGCTCGATCAGCCGGGCGCTGCTGCTGGTCGGCTGGCTGGGCAGCGTCATCACCCTGGTGGCCCTGGCCGCGCTGGTGGTGTACCTGCTGCGTCGGCCCGCGGGCGGCACCGACGCGGCCAGGGCCGTACCCGAACGCGGCCCTGCAGACGCCGAAAAGCGCGAGGTGGATCCCAGCGCGGTGCGCGCCCTGTACCGCAGCTTCCTCGAGGTCATGCGCGCGCGCGGCCTGGAGCGCCACCCGTCCGACGCCCCCGGCGATTTCGCCCGCCGCGCCGCCGAGCGTTTTCCCGAGCTGGCGGGAGCAGTCAACGCCATCACCCGTGCCTACCTGCCGGTCCGCTACGGCGGCCGTCCCGACCTTGAGACCTTCGATCAGGCGCGCGCCGCGCTGGCACACATTCAGGAGACCGCATGATTCAGACCGTCGCCCACCGCATTCTCGACAACGTCGACCGGGTTCTGGTCGGCAAACGCGAGGTGACCGCCCTGGCAGTTGCCGGCATTCTGGCCGGAGGCCACCTGTTGCTCGAGGACGCGCCGGGCACCGGCAAGACCATGCTGGCCCGCAGCCTGGCACTCAGCCTGGGCCTCAGCTTCCGCCGGATTCAGTTCACGCCGGACCTGCTGCCCGGCGACGTGACCGGCGTGAGCATCTACCGCGCCGGGGAGTTCGTGTTCCAGCCGGGACCGATCTTTGCCGGCGTGCTGCTGGCCGACGAGATCAACCGCGCCACCCCCAAGACCCAGTCGGCCCTGCTCGAGGCGATGGCCGAAGGACAAGTCAGCGAGGGCGGCGTCACCCATCCGCTGCCGTCGCCGTTCGTGGTGATCGCCACCCAAAATCCGGTGGAACAAGAAGGCACCTACCGCCTGCCCGAAGCCCAGCTCGACCGTTTTCTGCTGCGGCTCTCGGTCGGCTATCCCAGCCTCGAGGAGGAGGTGGCGATGCTCGCACGCCTCGAGGAGACGCACCCGATCGAGTCGCTGGGGCAAGTTACTGCGGCAGCCGAGCTGCTCGAGGCACGCGAGCGGGTGCGCCGGGTGCGGATGTCTCCGGAACTGGCGCGCTACATCGCCACCCTGGTCGGAGAAACCCGCCGCCTCGAGGTGCTCTCGCTGGGAGCCTCGCCGCGCGCCAGCCTCGCACTCCAGGGCGTGGGCAAGGCCTTGGCCGCGCTCGAGGGGCGCGACTTCGTGATCCCCGAGGACCTCAAGCGCGCGGCCGTACCGGTGCTCGCCCACCGCGTGAACCTGCGCACCGAGGCCAGACTGCGCGGCCTGCGCGCCGAGGAGGTCATCGCGGACCTGCTGGACCGCGTACCGGTTCCGGTCGAGACGTGAGTGCCTACCTGCCCTGGCTGGCGCTGCTGGCCTGCGCCCTGCTGCTGCTGTGGGGATCAGGGCGCAGGCCGCCGCGCCTGAGCGTACAGCGCCACCACGACCGCTACGTCTTCGCAGGCGGCCGACTCGCGGTCCGGCTCGAGCTCACCCTGCACGCCCCCCTGCCGCTGTGGGTCGTGCTCGAGGACCTATCACCCCGCACCCTGATCCCGGACCGGCCGCTGCGCTTCGCCGGGCTGGTGTGGGGCCGCTGTACGCTGCACCTGGAGTGCCACCTGCAGGCCAACCGCCGCGGCGTGTTCGAGTGGCCGCCGCCGCTGTTGCGCTGGGCCGACCCGCTGGGCCTGTTCTGGAGCCAGCGCCGGGTGGGGCAAAGCACCCGGCTGAGCGTGCTGCCCGCCCATCATCCGCTGCTGCTCCCGGACCTGCTGCGTCCGCTGCTGAGCGAGGGGCTCATCACTCCCCGGCTGGGCCTCGAGGACCCGGCGTCGCTGCGCGGCGTGCGCGAGTACCGCCCGGGAGATCCGGTCAACCGCATTCACTGGCGGCAGACCGCGCGCCATGCCTTCTCGGACGTTCCGGTGGTGCGCGAACTCGAGCGGGTCGCCTCGAGCGGCCTTATGGTGCACCTTGATCGCGGCGGGGACCGGGTGTACCTCGAAAGCGCGGTGCGGCTCGCCTCGAGCCTGGTTCATGCCG
This genomic interval from Deinobacterium chartae contains the following:
- a CDS encoding tetratricopeptide repeat protein — protein: MSRKMSLVLCVALAAGSAHAAQAGAVMWFEPAQPAEAAYAATVAAEVSRSLDLLDPHLATALTAPLLTPQGPRSPLELLFGRVTVGSRSQAQVALEALGTPAVVGARISAAGEGSNRATVYLARAGGIRELNVEAPRWKLPARIAEVLAKELGIRATARPELNDAALSGYGRALLALQSGDPLSAATVLGGGTLEAGRALGTRLTRPTTALDRLYVALQTGSTPASADYDAAAAELPGARAVRALARLNAGNAQAAEQDLAENPLPYAAALREQLRVLGGERFTPEVLARPQTLLQKVASVVTRPVAPSLPDLRREVAEALPDSDFAVEMASFAAFDADDFAGALRYLNVLTARTPGVPLYWTNLGWAQYKLGDLRASETSSRRALNLDPNEVIAAYNLALVLAETDRVSEALEMYAYATARATGEDAQAALKDLEDARKPALGLYEAYLLEQLGERVRARERLGAYLTSNPRGTALAQAQALQAQLQAPQGPLALTELVWRTQPRGAAAERLRAGDFLYPFARLRADGSVLPGKVTVGWRMTQGERVLAEGERSVDLPPGALGVSLEVPRLMVPLEVRGEVRLALSVRDASGRRAEQTRTYAVDEPASLARRLESAGLRLLGPGGEPLAVSDENLLGTLRAQLRAQASRADAAVPQVAGRFGNRTASAIFSAPSDAELTGALEELLQRRAAAEYDPARPEQDVLFAQVFAEYLSR
- a CDS encoding DUF4129 domain-containing protein, encoding MTPPPRGRLTLPEAALCVLIPLAWWGSAESLPGWWPAGLAAALLLGRRLSEGSWSLPVLLAAAVGLTRLPDLLGVAVTFFPAAILGVAAHLAADRILSGHALGLLVVAAVWLLFPSAGGLAALLGTGLVLGASRPVLRGPSLHVARPALALLLGAALLLALFSAPLRRPALPMPGGGPAAQQAADPAPASTDPGARRPANDRAPPVRRTVTTAPDDLLPPWLGHLLGQSLMLSLMLATLALLALMLQLRRGGPRSPLQPETLLPVAALLLSVLMLLLYAGLSTPSGGAGAGGGASPETGLALEEGGTRTLPPLVRSISRALLLVGWLGSVITLVALAALVVYLLRRPAGGTDAARAVPERGPADAEKREVDPSAVRALYRSFLEVMRARGLERHPSDAPGDFARRAAERFPELAGAVNAITRAYLPVRYGGRPDLETFDQARAALAHIQETA
- a CDS encoding AAA family ATPase, which translates into the protein MIQTVAHRILDNVDRVLVGKREVTALAVAGILAGGHLLLEDAPGTGKTMLARSLALSLGLSFRRIQFTPDLLPGDVTGVSIYRAGEFVFQPGPIFAGVLLADEINRATPKTQSALLEAMAEGQVSEGGVTHPLPSPFVVIATQNPVEQEGTYRLPEAQLDRFLLRLSVGYPSLEEEVAMLARLEETHPIESLGQVTAAAELLEARERVRRVRMSPELARYIATLVGETRRLEVLSLGASPRASLALQGVGKALAALEGRDFVIPEDLKRAAVPVLAHRVNLRTEARLRGLRAEEVIADLLDRVPVPVET
- a CDS encoding DUF58 domain-containing protein, translated to MSAYLPWLALLACALLLLWGSGRRPPRLSVQRHHDRYVFAGGRLAVRLELTLHAPLPLWVVLEDLSPRTLIPDRPLRFAGLVWGRCTLHLECHLQANRRGVFEWPPPLLRWADPLGLFWSQRRVGQSTRLSVLPAHHPLLLPDLLRPLLSEGLITPRLGLEDPASLRGVREYRPGDPVNRIHWRQTARHAFSDVPVVRELERVASSGLMVHLDRGGDRVYLESAVRLASSLVHAAAGEQLSVSLSTADGATEMGRSDTAFRAALEVLAAVGPAPDTSGELPLPPYGSNVVILTQHARLPLVEAALRARARAGKVTLVVLPEGFYLEPGESPRPQFSGPPESVRDLERRAGILAEAGIAVFVVRGNQSVLRLAG